A genomic region of Streptosporangium lutulentum contains the following coding sequences:
- a CDS encoding glycoside hydrolase family 16 protein yields the protein MSHPPTRKRSLGWISIVVAALLLPMVAITAHAAVPPTPSGWSLVWSDDFTGGAGSLPSSANWIVDTGHAYPGGPANWGTGEVQNYTASPSNLSLDGGGNLRITPVKNGTEWTSARIETRRSDFKPADGRVLRIEGRIQMPNVTGSAALGYWPAFWALGAPYRGSYWNWPGIGEFDIMENVNGINSVWGVLHCGVSPGGPCNETTGLGASRACPGSSCQSAFHTYRFEWDRAVTPNQLRWYVDGQQFHSVSQAQFDAGTWNAMTGHQGYFLLLNVAMGGAFPNALAGQTPTAATVSGRPMLVDYVAVWQSGSGTPPTGTPTPPPGGGVDARSTIQAERYQAQSGTAVETTTDTGGGQNVSQIGNGNWLRFDGVNFGTAAATQFKARVASGAAGGASGLVQVRLDSLTAAPIGDFALGNTGGWQSWRTVPANIAGVTGTHTVYVTFTSGQPADFVNLNWITFGN from the coding sequence ATGAGTCACCCCCCAACGAGAAAGCGCTCTCTCGGGTGGATCTCGATCGTCGTCGCCGCCCTGCTGCTGCCGATGGTCGCGATCACCGCCCACGCCGCGGTTCCCCCGACCCCCTCCGGGTGGTCCCTGGTCTGGAGCGATGACTTCACCGGCGGTGCCGGGTCGCTTCCCTCCTCAGCCAACTGGATCGTCGACACGGGCCACGCCTACCCCGGAGGCCCCGCCAACTGGGGCACCGGCGAGGTCCAGAACTACACCGCCAGTCCCTCCAACCTCAGCCTCGACGGCGGCGGAAACCTGCGCATCACCCCCGTCAAGAACGGGACCGAGTGGACGTCGGCCCGTATCGAGACCCGCCGCTCCGACTTCAAGCCCGCGGACGGCCGCGTCCTTCGCATCGAAGGCCGGATCCAGATGCCCAACGTCACCGGCAGCGCCGCGCTGGGGTACTGGCCCGCGTTCTGGGCGCTCGGCGCGCCGTACCGGGGCAGCTACTGGAACTGGCCCGGCATCGGCGAGTTCGACATCATGGAGAACGTCAACGGGATCAACTCCGTCTGGGGGGTGCTCCACTGCGGCGTGAGCCCCGGAGGCCCCTGCAACGAGACCACCGGACTCGGCGCCAGCAGGGCCTGTCCCGGGTCGTCCTGCCAGTCGGCGTTCCACACCTACCGCTTCGAATGGGACCGCGCCGTCACCCCGAACCAGCTCCGCTGGTATGTCGACGGGCAGCAGTTCCACAGCGTCAGCCAGGCCCAGTTCGACGCCGGGACCTGGAACGCCATGACCGGCCACCAGGGCTACTTCCTCCTGCTCAACGTGGCCATGGGCGGTGCGTTCCCCAACGCGCTGGCCGGGCAGACCCCGACCGCCGCCACGGTTTCCGGGCGCCCGATGCTCGTCGACTACGTGGCCGTCTGGCAGAGCGGCTCCGGGACCCCGCCCACCGGTACCCCGACACCCCCTCCAGGAGGTGGGGTGGACGCCCGCTCGACCATCCAGGCCGAGCGCTACCAGGCGCAGTCGGGCACGGCGGTGGAGACGACCACCGACACCGGCGGCGGGCAGAACGTCAGCCAGATCGGCAACGGTAACTGGCTCCGCTTCGACGGGGTGAACTTCGGCACCGCGGCGGCCACCCAGTTCAAGGCCAGGGTCGCCTCCGGAGCCGCGGGCGGGGCCAGCGGGCTGGTCCAGGTGCGCCTCGACAGTCTGACGGCCGCCCCGATCGGGGACTTCGCCCTCGGCAACACCGGCGGCTGGCAGAGCTGGCGGACGGTCCCCGCCAACATCGCGGGGGTGACCGGGACCCACACGGTCTACGTCACCTTCACCAGCGGGCAGCCCGCCGACTTCGTCAACCTCAACTGGATCACCTTCGGGAACTGA
- a CDS encoding IS607 family transposase: MNLKEWAIANGVHPHTAYRWFREGTLPVPAERVQHTILVNIEANSSSPPATGGVGLYARVSSQEQKADLERQVSRLAQWAARGGHRVVRIESETGSGMNGGRAKAKRLPADPEVTTVVVEHQDRLGRMNVELIEAALSATGRRLVVLDDGEVDDDLVRDMAEVLTSFCARRYGRRSAKNRAKAALEAAVAGD; this comes from the coding sequence ATGAACCTCAAGGAATGGGCGATAGCGAACGGCGTGCACCCGCATACCGCCTACCGCTGGTTCCGTGAGGGCACGCTGCCGGTGCCCGCCGAGCGGGTGCAGCACACGATCCTGGTGAACATCGAGGCGAACTCCTCCTCACCTCCCGCGACGGGTGGGGTGGGCCTGTATGCCCGCGTGTCATCGCAGGAGCAGAAGGCTGACCTGGAGCGGCAGGTCTCCCGGCTGGCCCAGTGGGCCGCGCGGGGCGGTCACCGGGTCGTGCGGATCGAGTCCGAGACCGGCTCCGGGATGAACGGCGGCCGCGCGAAGGCGAAACGGCTGCCGGCCGATCCGGAGGTGACCACGGTGGTCGTGGAGCACCAGGACCGGCTCGGGCGGATGAACGTAGAGCTGATCGAAGCCGCCCTGTCGGCCACGGGCCGTCGCCTGGTCGTGCTGGATGACGGCGAGGTCGACGACGACCTGGTGCGCGACATGGCCGAGGTCTTGACCTCGTTCTGTGCCCGCCGGTACGGGCGCCGCTCCGCGAAGAACCGGGCCAAGGCTGCCTTGGAAGCGGCGGTAGCCGGTGACTGA
- the nhaA gene encoding Na+/H+ antiporter NhaA produces MTGPQAAGSPFSGRTAWARNLQTPLRDFLRTETGSAALLLIATLLALLWANTDLSSYESFWGMPLSIRLGDMAVSQDLRHWMNNGLMTFYFFVIGLEARREFDMGELRERRRTALPLLVGIGGMIVPVVIYLAVNAGRPSAHGWGAAMSTDTAFALGILALVGTRFPERLRAFMLNISVVDDIVALGVIVIVYSGHIALPTLMAALGIFGVTLLVRANRVRYGLVYVLLGAATWVALFKSGVDPLVVGLAMGLLTYAYPAARSDLERASGLFRLFREQPTPELARSAQIGLASALSPNERLQQLYHPWTSYVIVPLFALSNIGIVINGALLSRAFTSPITIGILLGYVLGKPVGVVGVSWLVTRLSRGRLRPPVGWAAVLGGGTIAGIGFTVSLLVASIAFSGAELEEAKVGVLSAAICASVLTWVTARVTGFLPLRARIRALFGTAESLVDLVAPVDSRRDHVRGPMDAPVTVVEYGDFECPYCGQAEAVVRELLANFGDVRYVWRHLPLSDVHPNAQLAAEASEAAAEQGAFWEMHDRLLEDQGDLGVRDLLRHAAELGLDTERFHRDLREHLGTARIAEDVDSADLSGVSGTPTFFLNGQRHRGAYDIATLSAAVRAAHARAAIRS; encoded by the coding sequence ATGACGGGACCGCAAGCAGCCGGCTCACCCTTCTCGGGGCGGACCGCATGGGCGCGCAACCTCCAGACACCCCTGCGTGATTTCCTTCGCACCGAGACCGGCAGTGCCGCACTCCTGCTCATCGCGACGCTCCTCGCGCTCCTGTGGGCGAACACGGACCTGTCGTCGTACGAGTCCTTCTGGGGGATGCCTCTCTCGATCCGCCTGGGCGACATGGCCGTATCGCAGGATCTGCGTCACTGGATGAACAACGGGCTGATGACGTTCTACTTCTTCGTCATCGGGCTGGAGGCCCGCCGCGAGTTCGACATGGGGGAGCTGCGCGAGCGGCGGCGGACGGCCCTGCCGCTCCTGGTGGGCATCGGCGGAATGATCGTTCCTGTTGTGATCTATCTCGCGGTAAACGCCGGGCGGCCCTCCGCGCACGGCTGGGGCGCGGCGATGTCGACGGACACGGCGTTCGCGCTCGGGATCCTCGCGCTCGTCGGGACCCGCTTCCCCGAACGCCTGCGCGCCTTCATGCTCAACATCAGCGTCGTCGACGACATCGTCGCGCTCGGCGTCATCGTGATCGTCTACAGCGGTCACATCGCGCTGCCGACGCTCATGGCCGCACTCGGGATCTTCGGCGTGACCCTGCTCGTGCGGGCCAACAGGGTGCGCTACGGACTGGTGTACGTGCTGCTCGGAGCGGCCACATGGGTGGCGCTCTTCAAATCCGGCGTCGATCCGCTCGTCGTCGGCCTGGCGATGGGGCTGCTGACCTACGCGTACCCGGCGGCACGCAGCGACCTCGAACGCGCGAGCGGCCTGTTCAGGCTGTTCCGCGAGCAACCCACCCCGGAGCTCGCACGTTCGGCCCAGATAGGGCTCGCGTCGGCGCTCTCGCCGAACGAGCGGTTGCAGCAGCTCTACCATCCGTGGACCAGCTACGTGATCGTGCCGCTGTTCGCGCTCTCCAACATCGGGATCGTGATCAATGGCGCCCTGCTCTCTCGCGCCTTCACCTCGCCGATCACGATCGGGATCCTGCTCGGCTACGTCCTGGGGAAACCGGTCGGGGTCGTCGGGGTCTCGTGGCTCGTCACGCGGCTGAGCCGTGGCCGGCTGCGCCCGCCGGTGGGCTGGGCCGCCGTCCTGGGCGGCGGCACGATCGCCGGTATCGGCTTCACCGTTTCCCTGCTCGTCGCGAGCATCGCCTTCAGCGGTGCCGAGCTGGAGGAGGCGAAGGTCGGCGTGCTCAGCGCGGCGATCTGCGCGTCCGTCCTGACCTGGGTGACCGCCCGGGTGACCGGGTTCCTCCCGTTGCGCGCCCGGATCCGCGCGCTGTTCGGGACGGCCGAGTCCCTCGTCGATCTGGTCGCCCCGGTCGACTCACGCCGCGACCACGTGCGCGGGCCCATGGACGCCCCCGTGACGGTGGTCGAGTACGGGGACTTCGAATGTCCCTACTGCGGACAGGCGGAAGCCGTCGTCCGCGAGCTGCTCGCCAACTTCGGCGACGTCCGTTACGTCTGGCGGCACCTGCCGCTCAGCGACGTCCACCCGAACGCGCAGCTGGCCGCCGAGGCGTCCGAGGCGGCGGCCGAACAGGGGGCGTTCTGGGAGATGCACGACCGGCTGCTGGAGGACCAGGGCGATCTGGGTGTACGCGATCTGCTCCGCCATGCCGCGGAGCTCGGTCTCGACACCGAACGCTTCCACCGTGATCTGCGAGAGCACCTCGGGACCGCTCGGATCGCGGAGGACGTGGACTCCGCCGACCTGAGCGGGGTGTCGGGCACCCCGACGTTCTTCCTCAACGGGCAGCGGCACCGGGGCGCCTACGACATCGCCACGCTCTCCGCCGCGGTGCGGGCGGCCCACGCGCGCGCGGCGATCAGGTCGTAG
- a CDS encoding TetR/AcrR family transcriptional regulator, with protein sequence MTRYVHLVKNIGNGWVGDVKPHARRAGRPPQDAERRLERAHRILDAAADLVLRWGYDKTTVEDVARRAEVAKGTIYLHWRTREELFAALLRRERVEMLSHLRQRVAEGPGTLRDLLRLLASELMSRPLMRASLLGDSEILGRLTRLKRSDKAAAAEVPTGFETYLGVLLKHGGLRTDLSPTEHVTALVSVLYGFLLVPRMLPEAYSLPDERLAELIADAGSRAVEPLGPVSPDGAHPTSPDDARAISRATLDFVDYATEIAQRKLRASLGFQGE encoded by the coding sequence ATGACCAGATACGTTCATTTGGTCAAAAATATAGGGAACGGCTGGGTGGGAGACGTGAAGCCACACGCCAGGAGGGCGGGACGACCGCCGCAGGATGCCGAGCGCCGTCTGGAGCGGGCGCACCGCATCCTGGACGCCGCCGCGGACCTGGTCCTGCGCTGGGGTTACGACAAGACCACCGTCGAGGACGTCGCCCGGCGGGCCGAGGTCGCCAAGGGCACGATCTACCTGCACTGGAGGACGCGCGAGGAGTTGTTCGCCGCGCTGTTGCGCCGGGAGCGGGTCGAGATGCTCTCCCACCTGCGGCAGCGCGTCGCGGAGGGCCCCGGCACGCTCCGCGACCTGCTCAGGCTGCTCGCCTCCGAGCTCATGAGCAGGCCCCTGATGAGGGCGAGCCTGCTGGGCGACTCGGAGATCCTGGGCAGGCTCACACGTCTGAAGCGGAGCGACAAGGCCGCCGCCGCCGAGGTGCCCACCGGCTTCGAGACCTACCTTGGGGTGCTGCTCAAGCACGGCGGCCTACGGACCGACCTCTCCCCCACCGAGCATGTGACCGCGCTCGTCTCCGTCCTGTACGGATTCCTGCTCGTCCCGCGGATGCTGCCGGAGGCGTACAGCCTGCCCGACGAGCGGCTGGCGGAGCTGATCGCCGACGCCGGGAGCCGGGCGGTGGAGCCTCTCGGCCCCGTCTCCCCGGACGGCGCCCACCCCACCTCGCCGGACGACGCCCGCGCGATCTCGCGGGCGACCCTGGATTTCGTCGACTACGCCACGGAGATCGCGCAGCGGAAGCTGCGCGCCTCTCTCGGCTTCCAAGGAGAATGA
- a CDS encoding MFS transporter, with protein MSSRPVSLAGMVPSVFLPTLIFETGMGAIMPMIALSGLNLGASIGTAGLLLALLGVGQILGDIPAGALAARVGDRKAMLIASGIAVVTLLGCAMSTTLWQLALAVTATGSTNAVFNLARQSYLTEVIPVGLRARALSTLGGMSRVGAFIGPFLGAAVVYDRPVYYIYWLALACAVIAGLIVLLVPDVAEPSAARERRHAPVSVWSVMVRHRRVFMTLGVAIFLVGSVRATRQTVLPLWAEHLGLNPSTTSIVFGIVGLVDTLTFYPSGKVMDRAGRLWIAVPSMLVLGLTQALLPLTHGLASFTVVAMLMGFGNGIGSGILMTLGADVAPPEIRSKFLGVWRLCADSGSAGGPLIVSAAAGLGSLALGISAMGVTGLVAAAALLRWVPRYSPFATTGTRSRGPAPEDPAPGGPGPDTAGTHRSSVSEP; from the coding sequence GTGAGTTCACGACCGGTCTCCCTGGCCGGCATGGTGCCGTCCGTCTTCCTCCCCACCCTGATCTTCGAGACCGGCATGGGCGCGATCATGCCCATGATCGCGCTGAGCGGGCTCAATCTCGGCGCCTCCATCGGCACGGCGGGGCTGCTGCTGGCGTTGCTGGGCGTGGGGCAGATCCTGGGCGACATTCCGGCCGGGGCTCTCGCGGCCCGGGTGGGCGACCGCAAGGCGATGCTCATCGCCTCGGGAATCGCCGTGGTGACGCTTCTGGGATGCGCGATGAGCACCACGCTCTGGCAGCTGGCGCTGGCCGTCACCGCCACGGGGTCGACGAACGCGGTGTTCAACCTGGCCCGGCAGTCCTACCTGACCGAGGTCATCCCCGTGGGGCTGAGGGCCAGGGCGCTGTCCACGCTCGGCGGCATGTCCCGGGTGGGAGCGTTCATCGGGCCGTTCCTCGGCGCCGCGGTGGTGTACGACCGCCCGGTGTACTACATCTACTGGCTGGCCCTGGCGTGCGCGGTGATCGCCGGGCTGATCGTCCTGCTCGTACCCGACGTGGCCGAACCGTCGGCGGCGCGGGAGCGGCGGCACGCGCCCGTCTCCGTCTGGTCGGTGATGGTGCGGCACCGCCGGGTGTTCATGACCCTCGGCGTGGCCATCTTCCTCGTGGGGTCGGTGCGCGCCACCCGGCAGACGGTGCTGCCCCTGTGGGCGGAGCACCTCGGCCTGAACCCCTCCACCACGAGCATCGTCTTCGGGATCGTCGGGCTCGTGGACACCCTGACCTTCTACCCCTCGGGGAAGGTCATGGACCGCGCGGGCAGGCTGTGGATCGCCGTCCCGTCGATGCTCGTGCTCGGGCTGACCCAGGCCCTGCTGCCGCTCACTCACGGGCTGGCGTCGTTCACCGTCGTCGCGATGCTGATGGGATTCGGCAACGGGATCGGCAGCGGGATCCTGATGACCCTCGGCGCGGACGTCGCGCCACCGGAGATCCGCTCGAAGTTCCTCGGGGTGTGGAGGCTGTGCGCCGACTCCGGAAGCGCCGGCGGACCGCTGATCGTCTCCGCCGCCGCCGGGCTGGGCAGCCTGGCCCTCGGCATCTCCGCGATGGGCGTGACCGGGCTGGTGGCCGCGGCCGCGCTGCTGCGCTGGGTACCTCGATACTCACCGTTCGCCACCACGGGGACCCGGTCACGAGGCCCCGCGCCGGAAGACCCGGCGCCCGGAGGTCCCGGCCCCGACACGGCCGGAACCCACCGTTCGTCGGTCAGCGAGCCCTGA
- a CDS encoding class I SAM-dependent methyltransferase has translation MDETRLRKLVDQVVLDMGAAFGTATVMLGDRLGLWKAMAGAGPLSAGELARRTGTNERLIAEWLAAQAAAGYVSYDDGAYTLSDEQATVFADDSSAVFMIGIAEMISSVYRDEAKLVEAYRGDGGLAWGDHDRALFDGTERFFRPGYAANLSTSWIPALMGVKDRLTGGARVVDVGCGHGSSTLVMARAYPNSSFTGFDAHEASIVRARELAARAGVADRVSFETAYADDYPGTGYDLACLFDCLHDMGDPEAALRHIHSTLAPDGTVLLVEPFAYGRLPDDLNPVGRLYFNGSATVCVPGALSQDGPEALGAQAGPERLFEVAARAGFTRMRKATATPFNLVLELKP, from the coding sequence ATGGACGAAACCAGGCTGCGGAAGCTTGTGGATCAGGTCGTGCTCGACATGGGGGCCGCGTTCGGAACGGCGACGGTCATGCTCGGCGACCGGCTGGGCCTGTGGAAGGCGATGGCCGGGGCGGGCCCGCTCAGTGCCGGCGAGCTGGCCCGGCGCACCGGCACCAACGAGCGGCTGATCGCCGAATGGCTCGCGGCCCAGGCCGCCGCCGGATACGTCTCCTACGACGACGGCGCCTACACGCTGAGCGACGAGCAGGCCACCGTGTTCGCCGACGACTCCAGCGCGGTGTTCATGATCGGGATCGCCGAAATGATCTCTTCCGTGTACCGCGACGAGGCCAAGCTCGTGGAGGCGTATCGAGGTGACGGCGGTCTGGCCTGGGGCGACCACGATCGGGCGTTGTTCGACGGCACCGAACGATTCTTCCGCCCGGGATACGCCGCCAACCTCTCGACCAGCTGGATTCCCGCGCTCATGGGGGTCAAGGACCGGCTGACCGGCGGTGCCCGGGTGGTCGACGTCGGTTGCGGGCACGGGTCCTCGACCCTGGTGATGGCGCGGGCGTACCCGAACTCCTCCTTCACAGGCTTCGACGCCCACGAGGCCTCGATCGTGCGGGCCCGTGAGCTGGCCGCACGGGCCGGGGTGGCGGACCGGGTGAGTTTCGAGACGGCCTACGCCGACGACTATCCCGGGACCGGCTACGACCTGGCCTGCCTGTTCGACTGCCTGCACGACATGGGGGATCCCGAGGCCGCACTGCGGCACATCCATTCGACTCTCGCGCCCGACGGCACCGTGCTGCTGGTCGAGCCGTTCGCGTACGGCCGGCTGCCCGACGACCTCAACCCGGTGGGCCGCCTCTACTTCAACGGCTCGGCCACGGTCTGCGTGCCCGGCGCGCTCTCGCAGGACGGCCCGGAGGCGCTGGGCGCCCAGGCGGGGCCGGAGCGGTTGTTCGAGGTGGCCGCGCGGGCGGGGTTCACCCGGATGCGTAAGGCGACCGCCACGCCGTTCAACCTGGTGCTGGAACTGAAGCCGTGA
- a CDS encoding NAD(P)/FAD-dependent oxidoreductase produces MTNRQRVVIAGGGFAGFNAARTLSRIARGAVEIVLINPNDYFLYLPLLPEVAAGILDPRKVAIPLTCCDRLGVRHLLATVDSVDAQERTVRCTDAEGNHRDLRYDRLVVAVGSVNKLLPVPGLAEYAHGFRSINEALYLRDHLIRQIELAEADEPGERAARCTFVVVGAGYTGTEVAAQGQLLTLDARERRPGLRDQPLRWILADLAPRILPELDERLSRIAHHTLSERGMEIRTGTSVAEATAEGVKLSTGEFVPTRSLIWCVGVRPDPLVDSLGLPTVKGRLLVDEYLNVPGHPEIFACGDAAAVPDLTRPGAYTAMTAQHATRQGRRAARNVAASYGHGERKPYKHSDLGFVVDLGDAAAAANPLGVPLSGLVAKAVTRGYHLLAIPGGRARIAGSWLLDALLPRQTVQLGVVRPGEVPLDSASPEASLTEASSRR; encoded by the coding sequence ATGACCAACCGGCAGAGAGTCGTCATCGCGGGCGGGGGCTTCGCGGGGTTCAACGCCGCACGGACCCTTTCGCGGATCGCCCGGGGCGCGGTCGAGATCGTCCTGATCAACCCGAACGACTACTTCCTCTACCTGCCGCTGCTGCCCGAGGTGGCGGCGGGGATCCTCGACCCACGCAAGGTCGCGATCCCGCTGACCTGCTGCGACCGGCTGGGGGTCCGGCACCTGCTCGCCACCGTGGACTCCGTGGACGCGCAGGAGCGAACGGTGAGATGCACCGACGCCGAGGGCAACCACCGCGACCTCCGCTACGACCGCCTCGTGGTCGCGGTCGGCAGCGTCAACAAGCTGCTGCCCGTCCCGGGACTGGCCGAGTACGCGCACGGCTTCCGCAGCATCAACGAGGCGCTCTACCTGCGCGACCATCTCATCCGCCAGATCGAGCTCGCCGAGGCCGACGAGCCCGGGGAGCGGGCGGCGCGCTGCACGTTCGTCGTCGTGGGAGCCGGATACACCGGGACCGAGGTGGCCGCGCAGGGCCAGCTCCTGACCCTCGACGCGCGCGAGCGCCGGCCGGGCCTGCGCGACCAGCCGCTCCGCTGGATCCTCGCCGACCTCGCTCCGCGCATCCTGCCGGAACTGGACGAGCGCCTGTCGCGGATCGCCCACCACACCCTGTCCGAGCGCGGCATGGAGATCCGTACCGGCACCAGCGTGGCCGAGGCGACCGCCGAGGGCGTCAAGCTCTCCACCGGAGAGTTCGTGCCGACCCGCTCGCTGATCTGGTGCGTGGGCGTGCGGCCCGACCCGCTCGTGGATTCGCTGGGACTGCCCACCGTGAAAGGGCGGCTGCTGGTGGACGAATACCTCAACGTGCCCGGCCACCCGGAGATCTTCGCCTGCGGGGACGCGGCCGCGGTCCCGGACCTGACCAGGCCGGGCGCCTACACCGCGATGACCGCCCAGCACGCCACCCGCCAGGGCAGGCGCGCCGCGCGCAACGTCGCCGCCTCCTACGGCCACGGAGAGCGCAAGCCGTACAAGCACAGCGACCTGGGATTCGTCGTCGACCTGGGCGACGCCGCGGCCGCGGCCAACCCGCTGGGCGTGCCGCTGTCCGGCCTCGTCGCCAAGGCGGTGACCCGCGGTTACCACCTGCTGGCCATCCCCGGCGGCCGGGCGCGCATCGCCGGAAGCTGGCTGCTGGACGCGCTGTTGCCGCGCCAGACGGTGCAGCTGGGCGTGGTCCGCCCCGGGGAGGTCCCCCTCGACAGCGCCTCTCCCGAGGCTTCCCTCACCGAGGCCTCCTCCAGACGCTGA